One genomic segment of Gadus chalcogrammus isolate NIFS_2021 chromosome 3, NIFS_Gcha_1.0, whole genome shotgun sequence includes these proteins:
- the gemin6 gene encoding gem-associated protein 6 gives MSTTSAWRQQTPRDWEHYVNKQVTVTAHGQQQHRGWLHTVDPVTASVVLVQLGEAAGGCSVSVVMGHAVEQVEVVGEADEETALRLSSLFRSEAPELRGSVEDVKRRREELRGWLQQNRVPVEEVGEDLLVAGVLTVRPPYAEQDCFSSNQMVLARIQGLLARMPTPAGQPFDQPAADGQQSCDQPAADGQQSCDQPSAGF, from the exons ATGTCCACGACGAGCGCGTGGCGGCAGCAGACGCCGCGGGACTGGGAGCATTACGTCAACAAGCAGGTGACAGTGACCGCtcacggccagcagcagcaccgcgGCTGGCTACACACGGTGGATCCAGTCACCGCCAG CGTGGTGCTGGTTCAGCTGGGAGAGGCGGCGGGCGGCTGTAGCGTCTCCGTGGTGATGGGGCATGcggtggagcaggtggaggtggtgggggaggccGATGAGGAGACCGCGCTGcggctctcctctctgttcagaTCGGAGGCGCCGGAGTTGCGTGGGAGCGTGGAGgatgtgaagaggaggagggaggagctgaggggcTGGTTGCAGCAGAACCGCGTGCcggtggaggaggttggggaggatCTGCTGGTAGCCGGCGTTCTGACGGTGAGACCGCCGTACGCGGAGCAGGACTGCTTCAGCAGCAACCAGATGGTCCTGGCCCGTATCCAGGGCCTCCTGGCCCGCATGCCCACACCAGCGGGACAGCCATTTGACCAACCGGCCGCTGATGGACAGCAGTCATGTGACCAACCGGCGGCTGATGGACAGCAGTCATGTGACCAACCGTCTGCTGGATTCTGA
- the LOC130379679 gene encoding atlastin-2-like isoform X2 has translation MAHESRLKRRSIFLKGDRALSSDMRCEEKEVPTEVQKEVGAVGPVHIVLAHEDDQGFSLDEEALERLLLREEVVDLDVVVVSVAGAFRKGKSFLLDFLLRYMYNQSSSSWMGDAEEPLTGFTWRGGCERETTGIQAWGQLFLVDRPDGSKVAVMLMDTQGAFDSQSTVRDCATLFALSTMVSSIQVYNLSQNVQEDDLQHLQLFTEYGRLAMEQTNEKPFQRLMFLVRDWSYPYEHPYGLEGGHSFLEKRLQVTQQQHEELQTVRRHIHSCFSSISCFLLPHPGLRVATNPAFDGRLTDIDEDFKRELFCLVPTLLAPENLVVKEIGGAKLTCRDLLHYFKAYMKIYQGEELPHPKSMLQATAEANNLAAVAGARALYTKSMEQLCGGDTPYMAPLELSRRHHALRLEAVRHFRSVKKMGGEELCRRYQEQLEAELDLSHASYSKLNDGKNIFRAVRTPATLLGLVFLCYAASLFTGLLGARWLASMCHLLMGVALVALLTWLYTRYSGELRPLGHVIDRVAAALWEQKTPHQVFSKLCEALRSRGRLARWLPIRRPRLASNNNLKKN, from the exons ATGGCGCACGAGAGCAGGTTGAAGCGGAGGAGCATCTTTCTAAAAG GTGACCGTGCTCTCTCCTCCGACATGAGatgtgaggagaaggaggtgccgACGGAGGTGCAGAAGGAGGTGGGTGCTGTGGGGCCGGTCCACATCGTGCTCGCCCATGAGGACGACCAGGGGTTCTCCCTCGACGAGGAGGCCCTGGAGAGGCTGCTCCTGCGGGAGGAGGTGGTTGACCTcgacgtggtggtggtgtcggtggcCGGAGCCTTCCGCAAGGGAAAGTCTTTCCTGCTCGACTTCCTGCTGCGCTACATGTACAACCAG TCCTCCAGCTCGTGGATGGGGGACGCAGAGGAGCCCCTGACCGGCTTCACGTGGCGGGGAGgctgcgagagagagaccacggGCATCCAGGCCTGGGGCCAGCTGTTCCTGGTGGATCGACCAGACGGTAGCAAG GTTGCGGTGATGCTGATGGACACCCAGGGGGCGTTTGACAGCCAGTCCACGGTTCGAGACTGTGCTACTCTGTTCGCGCTGAGTACCATGGTGAGCTCCATCCAG GTCTACAACCTTTCTCAGAACGTCCAAGAAGATGACCTTCAACATCTCCAG CTCTTCACAGAATATGGCCGCCTCGCCATGGAGCAGACTAACGAGAAGCCTTTTCAG AGGCTGATGTTCCTGGTCCGAGACTGGAGCTATCCCTACGAGCATCCCTACGGCCTGGAGGGCGGACACAGCTTCCTGGAGAAACGACTTCAG gtgacgcagcagcagcatgaggagctccagacagtgaggagacacaTCCACTCATGTTTCTCCTCCATTAGCTGCTTCCTGCTGCCTCACCCGGGCCTCCGGGTGGCCACCAACCCCGCCTTCGATGGACGACTGACAG ACATTGACGAGGACTTTAAGAGGGAGCTGTTCTGTCTCGTTCCAACACTCCTGGCTCCAGAGAACCTGGTGGTGAAGGAGATCGGAGGAGCCAAGCTCACATGTCGAGACCTGCTGCACTACTTTAAG GCGTACATGAAAATCTACCAGGGGGAGGAACTTCCTCATCCCAAGTCCATGTTACAG GCAACAGCTGAGGCCAATAACCTGGCTGCTGTGGCAGGCGCTAGAGCCCTCTACACCAAGAGTATGGAGCAG CTGTGTGGAGGAGACACGCCCTATATGGCCCCGCTTGAGCTGTCCCGGCGTCACCACGCCCTGCGGCTGGAGGCCGTCAGACACTTCCGCTCGGTCAAGAAGATGGGCGGGGAGGAGCTGTGCCGGCGCTAccaggagcagctggaggcggagctagATCTGTCCCACGCCAGCTACTCCAAACTCAACGACGGGAAGAACATCTTCCGGGCGGTCCGGACGCCCGCCACCCTGCTGGGCCTCGTGTTCCTGTGCTACGCCGCGTCCCTGTTCACGGGGCTCCTGGGGGCCCGCTGGCTGGCTTCCATGTGTCACCTGCTGATGGGCGTGGCCCTGGTCGCCCTCCTCACCTGGCTGTACACGCGCTACTCCGGAGAGCTCCGCCCCCTGGGTCACGTCATCGACCGGGTGGCGGCCGCGCTGTGGGAGCAG AAGACTCCCCACCAG
- the LOC130379679 gene encoding atlastin-2-like isoform X1 — translation MAHESRLKRRSIFLKGDRALSSDMRCEEKEVPTEVQKEVGAVGPVHIVLAHEDDQGFSLDEEALERLLLREEVVDLDVVVVSVAGAFRKGKSFLLDFLLRYMYNQSSSSWMGDAEEPLTGFTWRGGCERETTGIQAWGQLFLVDRPDGSKVAVMLMDTQGAFDSQSTVRDCATLFALSTMVSSIQVYNLSQNVQEDDLQHLQLFTEYGRLAMEQTNEKPFQRLMFLVRDWSYPYEHPYGLEGGHSFLEKRLQVTQQQHEELQTVRRHIHSCFSSISCFLLPHPGLRVATNPAFDGRLTDIDEDFKRELFCLVPTLLAPENLVVKEIGGAKLTCRDLLHYFKAYMKIYQGEELPHPKSMLQATAEANNLAAVAGARALYTKSMEQLCGGDTPYMAPLELSRRHHALRLEAVRHFRSVKKMGGEELCRRYQEQLEAELDLSHASYSKLNDGKNIFRAVRTPATLLGLVFLCYAASLFTGLLGARWLASMCHLLMGVALVALLTWLYTRYSGELRPLGHVIDRVAAALWEQVATSPGKYTTPRLTRDAFIQRLLSLYMSTTLTLYSYTCTTLDTLFVHLHDSGHFIRTCPRL, via the exons ATGGCGCACGAGAGCAGGTTGAAGCGGAGGAGCATCTTTCTAAAAG GTGACCGTGCTCTCTCCTCCGACATGAGatgtgaggagaaggaggtgccgACGGAGGTGCAGAAGGAGGTGGGTGCTGTGGGGCCGGTCCACATCGTGCTCGCCCATGAGGACGACCAGGGGTTCTCCCTCGACGAGGAGGCCCTGGAGAGGCTGCTCCTGCGGGAGGAGGTGGTTGACCTcgacgtggtggtggtgtcggtggcCGGAGCCTTCCGCAAGGGAAAGTCTTTCCTGCTCGACTTCCTGCTGCGCTACATGTACAACCAG TCCTCCAGCTCGTGGATGGGGGACGCAGAGGAGCCCCTGACCGGCTTCACGTGGCGGGGAGgctgcgagagagagaccacggGCATCCAGGCCTGGGGCCAGCTGTTCCTGGTGGATCGACCAGACGGTAGCAAG GTTGCGGTGATGCTGATGGACACCCAGGGGGCGTTTGACAGCCAGTCCACGGTTCGAGACTGTGCTACTCTGTTCGCGCTGAGTACCATGGTGAGCTCCATCCAG GTCTACAACCTTTCTCAGAACGTCCAAGAAGATGACCTTCAACATCTCCAG CTCTTCACAGAATATGGCCGCCTCGCCATGGAGCAGACTAACGAGAAGCCTTTTCAG AGGCTGATGTTCCTGGTCCGAGACTGGAGCTATCCCTACGAGCATCCCTACGGCCTGGAGGGCGGACACAGCTTCCTGGAGAAACGACTTCAG gtgacgcagcagcagcatgaggagctccagacagtgaggagacacaTCCACTCATGTTTCTCCTCCATTAGCTGCTTCCTGCTGCCTCACCCGGGCCTCCGGGTGGCCACCAACCCCGCCTTCGATGGACGACTGACAG ACATTGACGAGGACTTTAAGAGGGAGCTGTTCTGTCTCGTTCCAACACTCCTGGCTCCAGAGAACCTGGTGGTGAAGGAGATCGGAGGAGCCAAGCTCACATGTCGAGACCTGCTGCACTACTTTAAG GCGTACATGAAAATCTACCAGGGGGAGGAACTTCCTCATCCCAAGTCCATGTTACAG GCAACAGCTGAGGCCAATAACCTGGCTGCTGTGGCAGGCGCTAGAGCCCTCTACACCAAGAGTATGGAGCAG CTGTGTGGAGGAGACACGCCCTATATGGCCCCGCTTGAGCTGTCCCGGCGTCACCACGCCCTGCGGCTGGAGGCCGTCAGACACTTCCGCTCGGTCAAGAAGATGGGCGGGGAGGAGCTGTGCCGGCGCTAccaggagcagctggaggcggagctagATCTGTCCCACGCCAGCTACTCCAAACTCAACGACGGGAAGAACATCTTCCGGGCGGTCCGGACGCCCGCCACCCTGCTGGGCCTCGTGTTCCTGTGCTACGCCGCGTCCCTGTTCACGGGGCTCCTGGGGGCCCGCTGGCTGGCTTCCATGTGTCACCTGCTGATGGGCGTGGCCCTGGTCGCCCTCCTCACCTGGCTGTACACGCGCTACTCCGGAGAGCTCCGCCCCCTGGGTCACGTCATCGACCGGGTGGCGGCCGCGCTGTGGGAGCAGGTAGCTACGTCACCCGGCAAATACACGACTCCTCGACTGACGCGTGACGCTTTTATTCAACGGTTACTGTCTTTGTACATGTCCACAACTCTGACACTTTATTCGTACACTTGCACGACTCTGGACACTTTATTCGTACACTTGCACGACTCTGGACACTTTATTCGTACATGTCCACGACTCTGA